One Glycine soja cultivar W05 chromosome 2, ASM419377v2, whole genome shotgun sequence genomic region harbors:
- the LOC114400115 gene encoding E3 ubiquitin-protein ligase COP1-like: MEELSAGPLVPAVVKPEPSKGASAAASGGTFPASTSEPDKDFLCPICMQIIKDPFLTACGHSFCYMCIITHLRNKSDCPCCGDYLTNTNLFPNLLLDKLLKKTSARQISKTASPVEHFRQVLQKGSDVSIKELDTLLSLLAEKKRKMEQEEAERNMQILLDFLHCLRKQKVDELKEVQTDLHFIKEDINAVEKHRMELYRARDRYSVKLQMLDGSGGRKSWHSSMDKNSSGLLSSPLNLRGGLSSGSHTKKNDGKSHISSHGHGIQRRNVITGSDSQYINQSGLALVRKKRVHTQFNDLQECYLQKRRHAADRSHSQQERDISLINREGYTAGLEDFQSVLTTFTRYSRLRVIAELRHGDIFHSANIVSSIEFDRDDDLFATAGVSRRIKVFDFSAVVNEPTDAHCPVVEMSTRSKLSCLSWNKFAKNQIASSDYEGIVTVWDVTTRKSLMEYEEHEKRAWSVDFSRTDPSMLVSGSDDCKVKIWCTNQEASVLNIDMKANICCVKYNPGSGNYIAVGSADHHIHYYDLRNISRPVHVFSGHRKAVSYVKFLSNDELASASTDSTLRLWDVKENLPVRTFKGHANEKNFVGLTVSSEYIACGSETNEVFVYHKEISRPLTSHRFGSPDMDDAEDEAGSYFISAVCWKSDRPTILTANSQGTIKVLVLAA; the protein is encoded by the exons ATGGAAGAGCTCTCAGCGGGGCCTCTCGTCCCCGCCGTCGTCAAACCTGAACCGTCCAAAGGCGCCTCCGCCGCTGCCTCCGGCGGCACGTTCCCGGCCTCCACGTCGGAGCCGGACAAGGACTTCCTCTGTCCGATTTGCATGCAGATCATCAAGGACCCGTTCCTCACCGCGTGCGGCCACAGCTTCTGCTACATGTGCATCATCACGCACCTCCGCAACAAGAGCGATTGCCCTTGCTGCGGCGACTACCTCACCAACACCAACCTCTTCCCTAACTTGTTGCTCGACAAG CTACTGAAGAAGACTTCTGCACGTCAAATATCAAAAACCGCTTCACCTGTCGAACATTTTCGGCAGGTATTGCAAAAG GGTTCTGATGTGTCAATTAAGGAGCTAGACACCCTTTTGTCACTTCTTGccgagaagaaaagaaaaatggaacAAGAAGAAGCTGAGAGAAATATGCAAATATTGTTAGACTTCTTGCATTGCTTACGCAAGCAAAAAGTTGATGAGTTGAAGGAG GTACAAACTGATCTCCACTTTATAAAAGAGGACATAAATGCTGTGGAGAAACATAGAATGGAATTGTATCGTGCACGGGACAGGTACTCTGTAAAATTGCAGATGCTTGACGGTTCTGGGGGAAGAAAATCATGGCATTCATCAATGGACAAGAACAGCAGTGGCCTTTTATCTAGTCCTCTAAATCTTCGAGGAGGGTTGTCATCAGGGAGCCATACTAAGAAAAATGATGGAAAGTCTCATATTAGCTCTCATGGGCATGGAATTCAGAGAAGGAATGTCATCACTGGATCCGATTCACAATATATAAATCAATCGGGTCTTGCTCTAGTTAGAAAGAAGAGGGTGCATACACAG TTCAATGATCTACAAGAATGTTACCTACAAAAGCGACGGCATGCAGCTGATAGGTCCCATAGCCAACAAGAAAGAGATATAAGTCTCATAAATCGAGAAGGTTATACTGCTGGTCTTGAAGATTTTCAGTCAGTCTTGACAACTTTCACACGCTACAG CCGATTGAGAGTCATTGCGGAACTAAGACATGGGGATATATTTCATTCAGCAAATATAGTGTCAAG CATAGAGTTTGACCGCGATGATGATTTGTTTGCTACTGCTGGAGTTTCGCGGCGCATCAAAGTTTTTGACTTTTCTGCT GTTGTGAATGAACCTACAGATGCTCATTGTCCTGTTGTGGAGATGTCTACACGTTCAAAACTTAGTTGCTTGAGTTGGAATAAATTTGCTAAGAATCAAATAGCTAGTAGTGATTATGAAGGAATTGTGACTGTTTGGGATGTAACCACTCGGAAG AGTTTAATGGAATATGAAGAGCATGAAAAGCGTGCATGGAGTGTTGATTTTTCAAGAACAGATCCCTCTATGCTTGTATCTGGTAGCGATGACTGTAAG GTCAAAATTTGGTGCACTAATCAGGAAGCTAGTGTTCTAAATATAGACATGAAAGCAAACATATGTTGTGTCAAATATAATCCTGGATCTGGCAATTATATTGCA GTTGGGTCAGCAGACCATCACATCCATTATTATGATTTGAGAAATATTAGCCGTCCAGTCCATGTTTTCAGTGGGCACAGGAAGGCTGTTTCATACGTGAAATTTCTGTCTAATGATGAACTTGCTTCTGCATCAACAGATAGTACACTGCGATTATGGGATGTGAAGGAAAACTTACCA GTTCGTACTTTCAAAGGCCATGCAAATGAGAAAAACTTTGTTGGTCTTACAGTAAGCAGTGAATATATTGCGTGTGGCAGTGAAACAAATGAAGTCTTTGTTTACCACAAG GAAATCTCGAGACCTTTGACTTCGCACAGATTTGGGTCCCCTGATATGGATGACGCTGAAGATGAGGCTGGATCATATTTCATCAGCGCTGTTTGCTGGAAGAGTGATCGCCCCACTATTCTAACAGCAAATAGTCAAGGCACCATCAAAGTGCTGGTGCTTGCAGCTTGA